Proteins co-encoded in one Kribbella solani genomic window:
- a CDS encoding NlpC/P60 family protein, translating into MSIGRVNRTKGIALAAITSTAVAAGVFFIQGAADADPKPSLDQAKKQVAALQEKASAIGEDANDLTGQITAAQTKVNALKAGIAKQQTQVDGVKRQIGSLAVAGYQTSGISTTAQLLLSTNPDQFLSQASTAQAFAGQQNSALRRYQVAQGKLTDLQASEQTELAALQAVQSKQDALKKQIQDNLDAAQKVLDKLTADERKRLDEEAAKEAEKSRAQRPTRGGDRTSEDKNLPNVPASGRAQIAINAALSQLGDPYVWGASGPNSYDCSGLTMYAWGKAGVSLSHSSKAQAGEGRRVSRSDLMPGDLVFFNTPISHVGIYLGNGRIVHAPRPGKSVEISPLDENPYNTAVRPG; encoded by the coding sequence GTGTCCATCGGACGCGTCAACCGCACCAAGGGAATCGCCCTCGCCGCCATCACCAGCACGGCTGTCGCCGCGGGTGTGTTCTTCATCCAGGGAGCGGCCGACGCCGACCCCAAGCCCTCACTGGACCAGGCGAAGAAGCAGGTCGCCGCACTGCAGGAGAAGGCCAGCGCGATCGGTGAGGACGCGAACGACCTGACCGGGCAGATCACCGCCGCGCAGACCAAGGTCAACGCGCTGAAGGCCGGGATCGCCAAGCAGCAGACGCAGGTCGACGGCGTGAAGCGGCAGATCGGCTCCCTCGCGGTGGCCGGCTACCAGACCTCGGGTATCTCGACGACGGCCCAGCTGCTGCTCTCGACGAACCCGGACCAGTTCCTCAGCCAGGCGTCCACCGCCCAGGCCTTCGCCGGCCAGCAGAACTCGGCGCTCCGCCGCTACCAGGTCGCGCAGGGCAAGCTCACCGACCTGCAGGCCAGCGAGCAGACCGAGCTGGCCGCGCTGCAAGCGGTCCAGTCGAAGCAGGACGCGCTGAAGAAGCAGATCCAGGACAACCTGGACGCCGCGCAGAAGGTGCTCGACAAGCTCACCGCCGACGAGCGCAAGCGGCTCGACGAGGAGGCCGCCAAGGAAGCGGAGAAGTCGCGTGCCCAGCGCCCGACCCGCGGTGGCGACCGGACCAGCGAAGACAAGAACCTGCCGAACGTCCCGGCCAGCGGCCGCGCCCAGATCGCGATCAACGCGGCGCTGTCCCAGCTCGGCGACCCGTACGTGTGGGGCGCCTCCGGTCCGAACTCGTACGACTGCTCCGGCCTGACCATGTACGCGTGGGGCAAGGCCGGTGTCTCGCTCTCGCACTCGTCGAAGGCGCAGGCCGGTGAGGGCCGCCGGGTCAGCAGGTCCGACCTGATGCCCGGTGACCTGGTGTTCTTCAACACGCCGATCAGCCATGTCGGCATCTACCTCGGCAACGGCCGGATCGTGCACGCGCCGCGGCCGGGCAAGAGCGTCGAGATCAGTCCGCTGGACGAGAACCCGTACAACACCGCCGTCCGCCCCGGCTGA
- a CDS encoding tetratricopeptide repeat protein, giving the protein MTTIGQQVKGFRQRSGLTQEELAEKAALSVRSLRDLESGRVTKPRTRSIRMIADALELTDDETRQLLALLADGTLPDPPAASHPTAAARISQLPADVSNFTGRFTALRELDELLIESPAARTAVISAIGGTGKTALAVHWAHGVAPRFPDGQLYIDLRGFDPEQEPLAPVDALGTLLSGLGVPPAEQPTTLDERSARFRSRIADLRLLVILDNAASAAQVRPLLPGSATCRTIVTSRDRLPGLIARDGAVPIQLEAMSESEAGELLRGMIGNTRVDADRPATADIIALCGRLPLAVRVVGANLALVPRQTLRTAADALAATDRLDSLSLPGDPGASVLPAFELSYRPLPDELKVLFGRLGLLPGTTFGVGVVASAMSTSADVVVPQLRHLVSLNLVQPLNETRFTMHDLVKLFARRCADGDDEPVRRALDYYLQSADAANHRLIPARVRTPVDPPMSGVVVEQFRTPESAMEWCGDELSNIADAVDLAFRAGHHRQAAQLPTAMIDYFQRYKHYSTWLATHDRGLQAARLLDDKEREGILLRDTALVYRDLRQFDRCRELLDAAASIARTHGHRLPLARALSALGVLVMELGDNESAIRYLDECARIAAEDGDRYAAMIATLNLGYAAMRSGRLDDARTAFERAIAMSSELSAPMVEASSTGALGEIYRLSGDLTSALAHFRKSFAVATRINEANGQLAAQEAVAQTLAALGRTTEARVAYRAAAELAAQLGDPRERELHAALEDLDKDGAGE; this is encoded by the coding sequence GTGACCACGATCGGCCAGCAGGTCAAAGGGTTCCGGCAGCGGTCCGGCCTGACTCAGGAGGAACTGGCCGAGAAGGCCGCGCTGTCCGTCCGGTCGCTCCGCGACCTCGAGTCCGGCCGAGTCACGAAACCGCGAACCCGGTCGATCCGGATGATCGCGGACGCGCTGGAGCTGACCGACGACGAGACCAGGCAGCTGCTCGCGCTGCTCGCCGACGGTACGCTCCCGGATCCCCCGGCCGCCTCACACCCGACGGCCGCGGCGCGCATCTCTCAGCTTCCGGCGGACGTCTCCAACTTCACCGGCCGGTTCACCGCGCTACGCGAGCTGGACGAACTGCTGATCGAGTCCCCGGCTGCCCGGACCGCGGTGATCTCCGCGATCGGCGGAACCGGAAAGACCGCCCTGGCCGTGCACTGGGCCCATGGCGTCGCGCCACGTTTCCCGGACGGCCAGCTGTACATCGACCTGCGCGGGTTCGATCCCGAGCAGGAACCGCTTGCTCCCGTGGATGCGCTCGGCACGCTGCTCAGCGGCCTGGGGGTGCCCCCGGCCGAGCAGCCGACGACCCTGGACGAGCGATCCGCACGCTTCCGGTCGCGGATCGCGGACCTCCGGCTGCTGGTGATCCTCGACAACGCGGCATCCGCTGCTCAGGTACGCCCGTTGCTGCCCGGTTCGGCGACGTGCCGGACGATCGTGACGAGCCGGGACCGGCTACCAGGTCTGATCGCCCGCGACGGCGCCGTACCGATCCAGCTCGAGGCGATGTCCGAGTCCGAAGCCGGCGAACTGCTGCGAGGAATGATCGGCAACACCCGCGTCGACGCGGATCGGCCGGCGACCGCCGACATCATCGCGCTCTGCGGACGGCTGCCGTTGGCAGTTCGCGTCGTCGGAGCCAACCTCGCACTCGTACCTCGGCAAACCTTGCGCACCGCCGCCGACGCGCTGGCCGCGACGGACCGGCTGGACAGTCTGTCGCTGCCCGGCGATCCCGGCGCTTCGGTGCTGCCCGCGTTCGAACTGTCCTACCGCCCCCTTCCGGACGAGCTGAAGGTGTTGTTCGGACGCCTGGGATTGTTGCCCGGTACGACGTTCGGCGTCGGGGTCGTCGCGTCGGCAATGTCGACCTCGGCCGACGTCGTCGTCCCGCAACTGCGGCACCTCGTCAGCCTCAACCTGGTGCAGCCGCTGAACGAAACGCGTTTCACCATGCACGATCTGGTGAAGTTGTTCGCCCGCAGGTGCGCCGACGGTGACGACGAGCCCGTACGTCGCGCGCTCGACTACTACCTGCAGTCCGCCGACGCGGCCAATCATCGCCTCATCCCAGCTCGGGTCAGAACCCCGGTCGATCCGCCGATGTCCGGGGTCGTCGTCGAGCAGTTCCGGACGCCGGAGTCGGCGATGGAGTGGTGCGGTGACGAACTCTCCAACATCGCCGATGCCGTGGACCTCGCCTTCAGAGCGGGCCACCACCGGCAGGCCGCTCAGTTGCCGACGGCGATGATCGACTATTTCCAGCGGTACAAGCATTACTCCACCTGGCTCGCCACCCACGATCGCGGCTTGCAGGCAGCCAGACTGCTCGACGACAAGGAGCGCGAAGGCATCCTCCTTCGCGATACGGCTCTCGTCTACCGGGATCTCCGGCAGTTCGACCGATGCCGCGAGCTCCTCGACGCCGCCGCATCGATCGCCCGCACCCATGGCCACCGGCTGCCGCTCGCGCGTGCGCTCAGCGCCCTGGGCGTCCTGGTGATGGAGCTCGGTGACAACGAGTCCGCGATCAGATACCTCGACGAGTGCGCGCGGATCGCCGCGGAGGACGGCGATCGGTACGCGGCGATGATCGCTACCCTGAACCTTGGCTACGCCGCGATGCGGTCCGGCCGCCTTGACGATGCCCGCACGGCGTTCGAACGCGCGATCGCGATGAGTAGCGAACTGTCCGCACCCATGGTCGAGGCCTCGAGTACCGGTGCGCTGGGCGAGATCTACCGGCTGAGCGGCGACCTGACGTCGGCGCTCGCGCACTTCCGCAAGTCCTTCGCCGTGGCCACGCGAATCAACGAGGCCAACGGTCAGCTCGCGGCCCAGGAGGCGGTGGCGCAGACCCTCGCCGCGCTCGGCCGGACCACCGAGGCGCGGGTGGCGTACCGGGCCGCGGCCGAACTCGCCGCCCAGCTCGGCGATCCGCGCGAGCGTGAGCTTCATGCCGCGCTGGAGGACTTGGACAAGGACGGCGCCGGCGAGTGA
- a CDS encoding NYN domain-containing protein, whose protein sequence is MTEAGTAASSAATTLPEPVRQRVLTLAAHALGQLPATDIPAPLRRFASFAPAKRAKLSASVLGPILETDEHFRRLTAFEVRREHPELGDAVADGVPVPAADPIEVAALAYLLRPDDWEQHVAAAAQLPVENPRTDEGTVNRLADQLDQARTETRQVRERLREQVNELKAENVTLRRKLNEARQRITGLHSEVEQRTKEAETADERVDAARAEVERELRRLRARITELEAVEHAARRTAGQERELASTRTRLLLDTLLEAAGGLRRELALPPGGELRPADTVAGSEPDAAPVGRTAPEDDPALFDELLALPQVHLIIDGYNVTKTAWPNSPLHSQRQRLVTALGALVAQRRIEVTVVFDGAELSGPVQLNPPRGVRVRFSPAGVIADDVIRQLVRAEPPGRPVVVVSTDRGVADSIIKLGARALSATSLIARIARA, encoded by the coding sequence GTGACTGAGGCCGGCACCGCCGCGAGCTCCGCTGCTACGACTCTGCCTGAACCGGTCCGGCAACGCGTCCTGACCCTTGCCGCGCATGCGCTCGGCCAGCTCCCGGCCACTGACATCCCGGCGCCGCTGCGCCGGTTCGCGAGCTTCGCGCCGGCGAAACGGGCGAAGCTGTCCGCCTCGGTGCTCGGCCCGATCCTGGAGACCGACGAGCACTTCCGCCGGCTGACGGCGTTCGAGGTACGGCGCGAGCACCCGGAGCTCGGCGATGCCGTCGCGGACGGGGTGCCGGTGCCGGCCGCCGACCCGATCGAGGTCGCCGCGCTGGCCTACCTGCTCCGGCCCGACGACTGGGAGCAGCATGTCGCGGCGGCGGCGCAGCTCCCGGTGGAGAATCCGCGCACCGACGAAGGCACGGTCAACCGGCTCGCGGACCAGCTCGACCAGGCTCGTACCGAAACCCGTCAGGTCCGTGAACGGCTTCGTGAACAGGTCAACGAGCTGAAGGCCGAGAACGTCACGCTCCGGCGCAAACTCAACGAGGCGAGGCAACGGATCACCGGCCTGCACTCCGAGGTCGAGCAGCGCACCAAGGAAGCCGAGACCGCCGACGAGCGGGTCGACGCCGCGCGCGCCGAAGTGGAGCGTGAGCTGCGCAGACTCCGCGCCCGCATCACCGAGCTGGAGGCAGTCGAGCACGCGGCGAGGCGGACGGCGGGGCAGGAGCGGGAGCTTGCCTCCACGCGTACGCGGCTGTTGCTCGACACGCTGCTCGAAGCCGCGGGCGGACTGCGCCGTGAGCTGGCGCTGCCGCCCGGGGGAGAGCTCCGTCCGGCCGACACGGTGGCCGGCTCCGAGCCAGACGCGGCTCCCGTCGGGCGTACGGCGCCTGAGGACGATCCGGCTTTGTTCGACGAGTTGCTGGCGCTGCCGCAGGTACACCTGATCATCGACGGCTACAACGTGACCAAGACCGCCTGGCCGAACTCACCTCTGCACTCGCAGCGTCAGCGGCTGGTGACGGCGCTGGGCGCGCTGGTGGCTCAGCGCCGGATCGAAGTCACCGTCGTGTTCGACGGCGCGGAGCTGTCCGGTCCCGTCCAGCTGAACCCACCACGCGGCGTACGGGTGCGCTTCAGCCCGGCCGGTGTGATTGCCGACGACGTCATCCGGCAACTGGTCCGCGCCGAACCTCCCGGCCGCCCGGTCGTGGTCGTGTCGACGGACCGGGGAGTGGCCGACAGCATCATCAAACTCGGCGCCCGCGCGCTCTCGGCCACCAGCCTGATCGCCCGCATCGCCAGGGCCTGA
- a CDS encoding DEDD exonuclease domain-containing protein has protein sequence MTSPARAAAGDSAAPSPSPIRGVQHSFDDLGTLLRDVTFCVVDLETTGNPPGEGGITEIGAVKVRAGEVVAEFQTLVNPSEPIPSFIAVLTGISDRMVASSPRIESVLPAFLEFAHGCVMVAHNAPFDMGFLKHESLVHGYDWPDFTVVDTALLARRVITPDEAPNCKLGTLAKLFRTTTTPNHRALSDARATVDVLHGLFERVGSLGVQTLEDLQTYSSRVAPAVRAKRHLAESLPHAAGVYLFADDRGEVLYIGKSKDLRTRVRSYFTASETRNRIGEMVGIATTVRGIECGTPLEAEVRELRLIAEHKPRYNRKSKFPERQHWLKVTVEPFPRLSLVKQVRDDTAEYLGPFSSRKTAERAMAALHEAFPIRQCTARMSRTPRLSPCVLAEMGRCVAPCDGRISMDSYGDFVTGLRAALTGDPTPVVEALDRRIDLLSADERFEDAAVHRDRLSAFVRSSARMQRMASVTACAEICAARRTDDGGWELHVIRRGRLAAAGFSPRGTDPRPHLEMLRASAETVLPGIGPVAAASPEEIELILRWLELPGVRLVEMDGTWTCPVGGAGRHVNRLENAHTDVHQHPGERRRHLRPLGPARAG, from the coding sequence ATGACCAGCCCAGCGCGCGCGGCGGCCGGGGATTCGGCAGCGCCTTCGCCGTCGCCGATCCGCGGTGTCCAGCACAGCTTCGACGACCTGGGCACGCTGCTGCGGGACGTCACGTTCTGCGTCGTCGACCTGGAGACGACCGGCAATCCACCCGGCGAGGGCGGGATCACCGAGATCGGCGCGGTGAAGGTGCGGGCCGGTGAGGTGGTCGCCGAGTTCCAGACCCTGGTCAATCCGTCCGAGCCGATTCCGTCCTTCATCGCCGTCCTGACCGGGATCTCCGACCGGATGGTTGCCTCCTCGCCACGGATCGAGTCGGTGCTGCCGGCGTTCCTCGAGTTCGCGCACGGGTGCGTGATGGTCGCGCACAACGCGCCGTTCGACATGGGCTTCCTGAAACACGAGAGCCTCGTCCACGGGTACGACTGGCCCGACTTCACGGTCGTCGACACCGCCCTGCTGGCCCGGCGCGTGATCACTCCGGACGAGGCGCCGAACTGCAAACTCGGCACGCTGGCGAAGCTGTTCCGGACCACGACCACCCCCAACCACCGCGCGTTGTCCGACGCGCGCGCCACCGTCGACGTACTGCACGGACTGTTCGAGCGGGTCGGGTCGTTGGGCGTGCAAACGTTGGAGGACCTGCAGACGTACTCGTCCCGGGTCGCGCCGGCGGTCCGGGCCAAGCGGCATCTGGCCGAGTCGCTACCGCACGCGGCCGGCGTGTACCTGTTCGCCGACGATCGCGGCGAAGTGCTGTACATCGGCAAGTCGAAGGACCTGCGGACGCGCGTCCGGTCGTACTTCACCGCCTCCGAAACCAGGAACCGGATCGGCGAGATGGTCGGCATCGCCACCACGGTCCGCGGCATCGAGTGCGGTACGCCACTGGAGGCCGAGGTCCGCGAGCTGCGGCTGATCGCGGAACACAAACCGCGGTACAACCGGAAGTCGAAGTTCCCCGAGCGCCAGCACTGGCTGAAGGTCACGGTCGAACCGTTTCCGCGGTTGTCGCTGGTCAAACAGGTGCGCGACGACACGGCCGAGTACCTCGGTCCGTTCAGTTCACGGAAGACCGCCGAACGGGCGATGGCCGCGCTGCACGAGGCGTTCCCGATCCGGCAGTGCACCGCGCGGATGTCGCGTACGCCACGCCTGTCGCCGTGCGTGCTTGCCGAGATGGGTCGTTGCGTCGCGCCCTGTGACGGACGGATCTCGATGGACTCGTACGGCGATTTCGTCACCGGTCTGCGAGCGGCGCTGACCGGCGATCCGACGCCCGTCGTCGAGGCGCTCGACCGGCGGATCGACCTGCTGTCGGCGGACGAGCGGTTCGAGGACGCCGCCGTACACCGGGACCGGTTGAGCGCGTTCGTCCGGAGCTCGGCGCGGATGCAGCGGATGGCATCGGTGACCGCGTGCGCCGAAATCTGCGCGGCCCGGCGGACCGACGACGGCGGCTGGGAGCTGCACGTGATCCGCCGCGGCCGGCTGGCGGCGGCCGGGTTCAGCCCGCGCGGTACCGACCCACGCCCGCATCTGGAGATGCTCCGCGCGTCGGCCGAGACCGTACTGCCCGGGATCGGGCCGGTCGCCGCCGCGTCGCCCGAAGAGATCGAGCTCATCCTGCGCTGGCTCGAGCTGCCCGGCGTACGGCTGGTCGAGATGGACGGCACCTGGACCTGCCCGGTCGGCGGTGCTGGGCGGCACGTGAACCGGCTCGAGAACGCGCACACCGACGTACACCAGCACCCCGGCGAACGCCGCCGCCACCTCCGGCCGCTCGGACCGGCCCGGGCCGGGTGA
- a CDS encoding Lrp/AsnC family transcriptional regulator, with translation MVTAIVFIKADVARIPEVAEQVAAIDGVSEVYSVTGGLDLIALVRVARHDDLATVIPEHVNRVPGVISTETHIAFRAYSSHDLEAAFSLGQEDGA, from the coding sequence ATGGTCACCGCGATCGTGTTCATCAAGGCCGACGTCGCACGGATTCCCGAGGTTGCCGAGCAGGTGGCGGCGATCGACGGCGTCAGCGAGGTGTACTCCGTGACCGGCGGACTCGACCTGATCGCGCTCGTCCGGGTGGCCCGGCACGACGACCTGGCCACCGTCATCCCCGAGCACGTCAACCGCGTACCCGGCGTGATCAGCACCGAGACCCACATCGCGTTCCGCGCGTACTCCAGCCACGACCTCGAAGCCGCCTTCAGCCTCGGCCAGGAGGACGGTGCCTGA
- the trpD gene encoding anthranilate phosphoribosyltransferase: protein MVGAYTWPQVLGPLLRHEDLEAAATAWAMEQILSGAATPAQLAGFVIALRSKGETVIEVEGLVRTMRDFATPISVPGRTLDVVGTGGDQAHTVNISTMSAIVAAGAGAKVVKHGNRAASSACGAADVLEELGIPLDLTGPQVAEVGERAGITFCFASAFHPALRNAAVPRRELGVPTTFNLLGPLANPGDPSAQAVGVADGRVAGLMAGVLARRGIDALVFHGDDGLDELTTRTTSQVWVVGGGKVEGPVTLDPRELGITPVSSDALKGADATYNAKVVRALVDGEQGAVRDVVLLNAGAALAAYTPEAGSVTARIRVGMDRAAEAIDSGAAKDVLDRWIAACAEVRG from the coding sequence CTGGTGGGCGCCTACACTTGGCCGCAGGTTCTCGGACCGCTGCTGCGGCACGAGGACCTGGAGGCCGCCGCCACCGCGTGGGCGATGGAACAGATCCTGTCCGGCGCCGCGACCCCGGCCCAGCTGGCCGGTTTCGTGATCGCGCTGCGGTCCAAGGGCGAGACGGTCATCGAGGTCGAGGGCCTGGTCCGGACGATGCGTGACTTCGCCACCCCGATCAGCGTTCCGGGGCGGACACTGGACGTGGTCGGTACCGGTGGTGACCAGGCCCACACCGTGAACATCAGCACCATGTCCGCGATCGTCGCGGCCGGCGCCGGCGCGAAGGTCGTCAAGCACGGCAACCGGGCCGCGTCGTCCGCTTGCGGCGCGGCCGACGTACTCGAGGAACTCGGCATCCCGCTCGACCTCACCGGCCCACAGGTCGCCGAGGTGGGGGAGCGGGCCGGCATCACGTTCTGCTTCGCCTCCGCGTTCCACCCGGCGCTGCGGAACGCTGCGGTCCCGCGGCGCGAACTCGGCGTACCGACGACGTTCAACCTGCTCGGCCCGCTGGCGAACCCGGGCGACCCGTCCGCGCAGGCGGTCGGAGTCGCGGACGGGCGCGTGGCCGGGCTGATGGCCGGCGTCCTCGCGCGGCGCGGGATCGACGCGCTGGTCTTCCACGGTGACGACGGGTTGGACGAGCTGACGACCCGTACGACGTCGCAGGTCTGGGTCGTTGGCGGCGGAAAGGTCGAAGGGCCGGTCACGCTTGATCCGCGCGAGCTGGGGATCACGCCGGTCTCGTCGGACGCGCTGAAGGGCGCGGACGCTACGTACAATGCCAAGGTCGTTCGCGCGTTGGTGGATGGTGAGCAAGGGGCGGTACGTGATGTCGTACTGCTCAACGCGGGCGCGGCGCTGGCGGCGTACACGCCTGAAGCGGGCAGCGTGACCGCGCGGATCCGGGTCGGGATGGACCGCGCCGCCGAGGCGATCGACTCCGGCGCGGCGAAGGACGTCCTGGACCGGTGGATCGCCGCGTGCGCTGAGGTACGCGGCTGA
- a CDS encoding response regulator transcription factor, with translation MSSERPLKVLVYSDDRTTRESVRLALGKRPAADLPELEYVECATEPAVIKTMDKGGIDLAVLDGEAVPAGGLGIARQLKDEIFQCPPILVITGRPQDAWLATWSRAEGAVSHPIDPIRLAEVTADLLRQRIAKLPATTA, from the coding sequence ATGAGTTCAGAGCGTCCGCTGAAGGTCCTGGTCTACAGCGACGACCGTACGACGCGGGAGTCCGTCCGGCTGGCCCTCGGCAAGCGGCCGGCCGCCGACCTGCCCGAGCTCGAGTACGTCGAATGCGCGACCGAGCCGGCCGTGATCAAGACCATGGACAAGGGCGGGATCGACCTGGCCGTCCTGGACGGCGAGGCGGTGCCGGCCGGCGGCCTCGGGATCGCGCGGCAGCTGAAGGACGAGATCTTCCAGTGCCCGCCGATCCTGGTCATCACCGGCCGTCCGCAGGACGCCTGGCTGGCCACCTGGTCACGGGCCGAGGGCGCGGTCTCGCACCCGATCGACCCGATCCGGCTGGCCGAGGTCACCGCCGATCTGCTCCGCCAGCGCATCGCCAAGCTCCCCGCCACGACTGCCTGA
- a CDS encoding cytochrome c oxidase assembly protein yields the protein MLPLHATPGDRIEPLTPLRLLTGWTFEPVLLGVIIVLAGLYLYGVHRLRARGDKWSRGRTFAFVGVGLGSAVIATQSALGTYDTVLISVHMVQHMILSMLTPLAMALGAPITLALRTLPQRQRKWLLSVLHSRLAKVMCFPLIGFTLFVLSPWALYFSGWYDATLRSTALHDLLHLHFILVGSLFFWPLLGLDPVPGRVIYPFRLMLTFLTLPFHAFLGITIMSANKLIAEDWYTSFGRAWPPSPLRDQYIAGGLLWGSGDLVGVAFFAVLFVQWVRQSQREARREDRRLDRLEEQARRTGQAPR from the coding sequence GTGCTTCCCCTTCACGCCACGCCGGGCGACCGGATCGAGCCGCTGACGCCGCTGCGGCTGCTGACCGGCTGGACCTTCGAGCCGGTGTTACTCGGTGTGATCATCGTGCTGGCCGGGCTCTATCTGTACGGCGTCCACCGGCTGCGCGCGCGGGGTGACAAATGGTCCCGCGGGCGTACGTTCGCGTTCGTCGGCGTCGGTCTGGGCAGCGCGGTGATCGCCACCCAGTCCGCGCTCGGCACGTACGACACCGTGCTGATCAGCGTGCACATGGTCCAGCACATGATCCTGTCGATGCTGACCCCGCTCGCGATGGCGCTCGGCGCGCCGATCACGCTGGCGCTTCGTACGCTCCCGCAACGGCAGCGAAAGTGGTTGCTCTCCGTGTTGCATTCACGGCTCGCGAAGGTGATGTGCTTCCCGCTGATCGGGTTCACCTTGTTCGTACTGAGCCCGTGGGCGCTCTACTTCAGTGGCTGGTACGACGCGACGCTGCGGTCCACCGCGCTGCACGACCTGCTGCACCTGCACTTCATCCTGGTCGGATCACTGTTCTTCTGGCCGCTGCTCGGACTGGACCCGGTGCCCGGGCGGGTGATCTATCCGTTCCGGCTGATGCTGACGTTCCTCACGCTGCCGTTCCACGCGTTCCTCGGGATCACGATCATGTCCGCGAACAAGCTGATCGCGGAGGACTGGTACACGAGTTTCGGCCGCGCCTGGCCGCCGTCGCCGCTGCGCGACCAGTACATCGCCGGCGGTCTGCTCTGGGGCTCGGGCGACCTCGTCGGGGTGGCGTTCTTCGCCGTTCTGTTCGTCCAGTGGGTGCGTCAGTCGCAGCGTGAAGCACGCCGTGAGGACCGGCGCCTGGACCGGTTGGAGGAACAGGCTCGCCGGACCGGACAGGCGCCCCGGTAG
- a CDS encoding heme-copper oxidase subunit III gives MATATALPASREHGHHDRPSMVSVGTIVWLSSELMFFAALFAAYFTIRSVTTATAPAGTETLWQVMTEHLNVPFASVNTFILVASSFTCQAGVFAAEHGKVGRSGSLANIRAWGMREWFILTYLMGAVFVAGQVTEYAELVHEGITISANAYGSVFYLATGFHGLHVTGGLIAFVFVLARTYMARKFTHEQAVSAIVVSYYWHFVDVVWIALFATIYLLK, from the coding sequence GTGGCCACTGCAACCGCGCTCCCAGCGTCTCGTGAACACGGACACCACGACCGTCCCAGCATGGTCAGTGTCGGCACGATCGTCTGGCTCTCGAGCGAACTGATGTTCTTCGCCGCCCTGTTCGCGGCGTACTTCACGATCCGGTCGGTGACGACCGCGACCGCGCCCGCGGGCACGGAGACGCTCTGGCAGGTGATGACGGAGCACCTGAACGTCCCGTTCGCCTCGGTGAACACGTTCATCCTGGTGGCGTCGTCGTTCACCTGCCAGGCGGGCGTGTTCGCCGCCGAGCACGGCAAGGTGGGCCGGTCCGGCTCGCTGGCGAACATCCGCGCCTGGGGCATGCGTGAGTGGTTCATCCTCACGTACCTGATGGGCGCGGTCTTCGTCGCCGGTCAGGTCACCGAGTACGCCGAGCTGGTGCACGAGGGCATCACCATCTCGGCGAACGCCTACGGCTCGGTCTTCTACCTGGCCACCGGGTTCCACGGTCTGCACGTCACGGGCGGTCTGATCGCCTTCGTGTTCGTCCTGGCCAGGACGTACATGGCCCGCAAGTTCACCCACGAACAGGCCGTCTCGGCGATCGTCGTGTCGTACTACTGGCACTTCGTCGACGTGGTCTGGATCGCCCTGTTCGCGACCATCTACCTGCTCAAATGA
- a CDS encoding c-type cytochrome has product MSEKRTSLSPARFLSARRRHRSAGLVVLLFGLLAVGSAYAAFAPDNAVADNSAQSQKIEEGKKLFAVGCSSCHGLNAEGGGNGGGKMAGPSLIGVGAAAVDFQVGTGRMPAMQPGAQIPRKTPAYSEQEIEALAAYVASLAPGPAVPASDAYDVSKATDEQITRGGELFRTNCTACHNFAGSGGALPNGKYAPSLMGVSERHIYEAMLTGPQQMPVFSDQVMQPEDKRDIIAYLKALETQKNPGGFGLGRLGPVSEGLWGWIVGIGLLVGVAVWIGAKGVKAKGVKAK; this is encoded by the coding sequence ATGAGTGAGAAGAGAACTTCCTTGTCACCGGCGCGTTTTCTCTCCGCGCGACGACGGCACCGGTCCGCCGGCCTCGTCGTGCTCCTGTTCGGCCTGCTGGCAGTCGGCTCGGCGTACGCCGCCTTCGCCCCTGACAACGCGGTCGCGGACAACTCGGCCCAGTCCCAGAAGATCGAGGAGGGCAAGAAGCTCTTCGCGGTCGGCTGTTCCAGCTGCCACGGCCTGAACGCCGAGGGCGGCGGGAACGGCGGCGGCAAGATGGCCGGTCCGTCGCTGATCGGTGTCGGCGCGGCCGCGGTCGACTTCCAGGTCGGCACCGGCCGGATGCCGGCGATGCAGCCGGGCGCGCAGATCCCGCGCAAGACCCCGGCGTACTCGGAGCAGGAGATCGAGGCACTGGCCGCGTACGTCGCCTCGCTCGCTCCGGGCCCGGCGGTCCCCGCGTCGGACGCGTACGACGTGAGCAAGGCCACGGACGAGCAGATCACCCGCGGTGGCGAGCTGTTCCGGACCAACTGCACGGCCTGCCACAACTTCGCCGGCAGCGGTGGCGCACTGCCGAACGGCAAGTACGCGCCGTCGCTGATGGGCGTCAGTGAGCGGCACATCTACGAGGCCATGCTGACCGGCCCGCAGCAGATGCCGGTCTTCTCCGACCAGGTGATGCAGCCGGAGGACAAGCGCGACATCATCGCCTACCTGAAGGCGCTGGAGACGCAGAAGAACCCGGGTGGCTTCGGCCTCGGCCGGCTCGGCCCGGTCTCCGAGGGTCTGTGGGGCTGGATCGTCGGAATCGGTCTGCTGGTGGGCGTAGCGGTGTGGATCGGCGCCAAGGGCGTCAAGGCCAAGGGAGTGAAGGCCAAGTGA